The Streptomyces sp. NBC_01775 genome includes a region encoding these proteins:
- a CDS encoding 3-oxoacyl-ACP reductase — protein sequence MSVQGLQALQGKTALVTGAGRGLGRAEALELARLGARVVVNDYGRPGRDGSGEASAAPAEQVAAEIRAAGGEAVAHQGDVADFAQADELVRLALDTYGSLEIVVNNAGILRDRMVFSMSEDEWDSVIRVHLKGHFNTTHFAAAHWRERSKATGAPVYGRVINTSSEAFVAGSPGQPNYAAAKGGIVGLTTSTAGALAKYGVTANAICPRARTRMTEDVFQGFEVPADGVDPLAPEHVSPLVGYLASPAAGKVNGQLLVVHGGMVALLERPKVAAKFDTAKEVFTFEELDERLTPYFAERSPQESFAAGEVLGLKKG from the coding sequence ATGTCTGTGCAGGGTCTACAGGCTCTCCAGGGGAAGACCGCACTCGTCACCGGCGCCGGGCGGGGCCTGGGGCGGGCCGAGGCGCTGGAGCTGGCGCGGCTGGGCGCGCGCGTCGTCGTCAACGACTACGGCCGGCCCGGAAGGGACGGCAGCGGCGAGGCGTCGGCCGCGCCCGCCGAGCAGGTCGCCGCCGAGATCCGTGCGGCAGGTGGCGAGGCCGTCGCGCACCAGGGGGACGTTGCCGACTTCGCGCAGGCGGACGAGCTGGTGCGGCTCGCGCTGGACACCTACGGTTCGCTGGAGATCGTGGTCAACAACGCCGGCATCCTGCGGGACCGGATGGTCTTCTCGATGAGCGAGGACGAGTGGGACTCGGTCATCCGCGTGCACCTCAAGGGCCACTTCAACACCACCCACTTCGCCGCCGCCCACTGGCGGGAGCGGTCCAAGGCGACGGGAGCGCCGGTCTACGGGCGCGTCATCAACACCTCGTCCGAGGCGTTCGTCGCCGGATCGCCGGGCCAGCCCAACTACGCGGCGGCCAAGGGCGGCATCGTCGGGCTGACCACCTCGACGGCGGGCGCGCTCGCGAAGTACGGGGTGACGGCCAACGCCATCTGCCCCCGGGCGCGCACCCGCATGACCGAGGACGTCTTCCAGGGCTTCGAGGTACCGGCCGACGGCGTCGACCCGCTGGCCCCCGAACACGTCTCCCCGCTGGTCGGCTACCTCGCCTCGCCCGCAGCCGGGAAGGTCAACGGCCAGCTGCTGGTGGTGCACGGCGGGATGGTCGCGCTGCTGGAGCGGCCCAAGGTGGCCGCCAAGTTCGACACGGCCAAGGAGGTGTTCACCTTCGAGGAGCTTGATGAGCGGCTGACCCCGTACTTCGCCGAGCGCTCCCCGCAGGAGAGCTTCGCGGCGGGGGAGGTGCTCGGCCTCAAGAAAGGCTGA
- a CDS encoding Nif3-like dinuclear metal center hexameric protein: MPAHPALSEVIAALDALWPRERAEQWDAVGTVCGDVPNPEARVSRVLFAVDPVREIADEAVSTGAELLVTHHPLYLRGTTTVAADTFKGRVVHTLISNGVALHVAHTNADTADPGVSDALAGALGLRVLRPLVPDATDPHGRRGLGRICELDRPLPLAEFAELAAARLPVTAQGVRAAGDRDQMVRTVAVSGGSGDGLFDAVRASGVDAYLTADLRHHPASEAREQSPLALLDAAHFATEWPWCEQAAAQLDAVAEREGWDLRTSVSRTVTDPWTAHAASLDGTGTGTSTGAAAPNERTSLSQHDFTPGAPN, translated from the coding sequence GTGCCCGCACACCCCGCACTCTCCGAAGTCATCGCAGCGCTCGACGCCCTGTGGCCGCGCGAACGCGCCGAGCAGTGGGACGCCGTCGGCACCGTCTGCGGCGATGTCCCCAACCCGGAAGCCCGTGTCAGCAGGGTCCTGTTCGCCGTCGATCCCGTGCGGGAGATCGCCGACGAGGCGGTCAGCACCGGGGCCGAGCTGCTGGTCACCCACCACCCGCTGTATCTGCGCGGCACCACCACCGTGGCCGCCGACACCTTCAAGGGCCGGGTCGTCCACACCCTGATCAGCAACGGGGTCGCGCTGCACGTCGCCCACACCAACGCCGACACCGCCGATCCCGGCGTCTCGGACGCGCTCGCCGGAGCCCTCGGGCTGCGCGTGCTGCGCCCGCTGGTGCCGGACGCGACCGACCCCCACGGGCGGCGCGGGCTCGGCCGGATCTGCGAGCTGGACCGGCCGCTGCCGCTGGCCGAGTTCGCGGAGCTGGCGGCAGCCCGGCTGCCGGTCACCGCGCAAGGCGTCCGCGCGGCGGGCGACCGCGACCAGATGGTGCGTACGGTCGCCGTCTCCGGCGGCTCGGGAGACGGCCTCTTCGACGCCGTACGCGCCTCCGGCGTCGACGCCTACCTCACCGCCGACCTGCGCCATCACCCCGCCTCCGAGGCCCGTGAGCAATCCCCGCTCGCGCTCTTGGACGCCGCCCACTTCGCCACCGAGTGGCCCTGGTGCGAACAGGCCGCAGCGCAGCTCGACGCCGTCGCCGAGCGCGAAGGATGGGACCTGCGCACCTCTGTCTCGCGCACGGTCACCGACCCGTGGACGGCGCACGCCGCCTCGCTGGACGGCACAGGCACAGGCACCAGCACAGGCGCCGCAGCACCGAACGAGCGCACTTCCCTTTCCCAACACGACTTCACCCCGGGAGCCCCCAACTGA
- a CDS encoding zinc ribbon domain-containing protein, with translation MNAAPADQIRLLDVQALDTRLTQLAHKRTTLPEHEEIQRLEADLAQLRDLLVAAQTEVSDTAREQTKAEQDVDQVRQRATRDQSRLDSGMVTNSKDLESLQSEIASLAKRQGDLEDVVLEVMERHESAQERAVELGGRVESVGARVQETTARRDTALEEIDSELERVRKERETVAGTIPDDLLKLYDKIRDRENGVGAAKLYQRRCEGCRLELNITEVNDVRGAPADEVVRCENCRRILVRTPESGL, from the coding sequence CTGAACGCCGCGCCCGCCGATCAGATCCGCCTGCTCGACGTCCAGGCCCTCGACACCCGCCTGACACAGCTCGCGCACAAGCGCACCACCCTGCCCGAGCACGAGGAGATCCAGCGGCTGGAGGCCGACCTCGCCCAGCTGCGCGACCTGCTCGTGGCCGCACAGACCGAGGTGAGCGACACCGCCCGCGAGCAGACCAAGGCCGAGCAGGACGTCGACCAGGTCCGCCAGCGCGCGACCCGCGACCAGAGCCGTCTGGACTCGGGCATGGTCACCAACTCCAAGGACCTGGAGAGCCTCCAGAGCGAGATCGCCTCCCTCGCCAAGCGCCAGGGCGACCTGGAGGATGTCGTCCTGGAGGTCATGGAGCGCCACGAGTCCGCGCAGGAGCGCGCCGTCGAACTGGGCGGGCGCGTCGAATCCGTCGGAGCCCGCGTCCAGGAGACCACCGCGCGCCGGGATACGGCACTCGAGGAGATCGACAGCGAGCTGGAGCGGGTGCGCAAGGAGCGCGAGACCGTCGCGGGCACCATCCCCGACGACCTCCTCAAGCTCTACGACAAGATCCGCGACCGCGAGAACGGCGTCGGCGCCGCCAAGCTCTACCAGCGCCGCTGCGAGGGCTGCCGCCTGGAGCTGAACATCACCGAGGTCAATGACGTGCGCGGGGCCCCGGCCGACGAGGTGGTGCGCTGCGAGAACTGCCGCCGCATCCTGGTGCGTACCCCGGAGTCCGGTCTGTGA
- a CDS encoding bifunctional RNase H/acid phosphatase, which yields MTARRVFVVEADGGSRGNPGPAGYGAVVKDSATGETLRETAEFIGHATNNVAEYRGLLAGLRAAHELDPDAAVLVRMDSKLVVEQMSGRWKIKHPDMRPLATEAKTVFPPEAVTYEWIPREDNKHADRLANEAMDAGKRGERWDPGSSSAELAASSAPSAAPASSAAPATPAAPVAAEAGPGAEPVASAPRVGWGADMGTPTTFVLLRHGETALTPEKRFSGSGGSDPELSAVGRRQAAAVAEALAARGTIQAVVASPLRRCQETAAAVAERLGLPVRTDEGLRETDFGDWEGLTFAEVRERHPEDLQAWLSSTAARPTGGGESFGTVAERVSLAREKLLARYASRTVLVVTHVTPVKTLVRLALGAPPEALFRMELSAASLSAVAYYADGNASLRLLNDTAHLRH from the coding sequence GTGACGGCACGCCGCGTCTTCGTCGTCGAGGCCGACGGCGGCTCCCGGGGCAACCCCGGCCCCGCCGGTTACGGGGCCGTGGTCAAGGACTCCGCGACCGGCGAAACCCTCCGCGAGACCGCGGAGTTCATCGGGCACGCGACCAACAACGTCGCCGAGTACCGCGGCCTGCTGGCGGGGCTGCGCGCCGCGCACGAGCTGGACCCGGATGCCGCCGTTCTGGTGCGCATGGACTCCAAGCTCGTGGTCGAGCAGATGTCGGGCCGCTGGAAGATCAAGCACCCCGACATGCGCCCTCTCGCCACGGAGGCCAAGACCGTCTTCCCGCCGGAGGCCGTCACCTACGAGTGGATCCCGCGCGAGGACAACAAGCACGCCGACCGCCTCGCCAACGAGGCCATGGACGCGGGCAAGCGCGGTGAGCGGTGGGACCCGGGCTCCTCCAGCGCCGAACTGGCCGCCTCGTCCGCCCCATCCGCTGCACCCGCCTCGTCCGCCGCACCCGCCACGCCTGCCGCGCCTGTCGCGGCCGAGGCCGGCCCCGGCGCCGAGCCGGTCGCTTCGGCGCCGCGCGTGGGCTGGGGCGCCGACATGGGCACCCCCACCACCTTCGTCCTGCTGCGGCACGGCGAGACCGCGCTGACGCCCGAGAAGCGCTTCTCCGGCAGCGGCGGCTCCGATCCCGAACTCTCCGCCGTGGGACGCCGTCAGGCCGCCGCCGTGGCCGAGGCGCTCGCCGCGCGCGGCACCATCCAGGCCGTCGTCGCCTCCCCGCTGCGCCGCTGCCAGGAGACGGCCGCCGCCGTCGCCGAGCGCCTCGGCCTGCCCGTCCGCACGGACGAGGGCCTGCGCGAGACCGACTTCGGCGACTGGGAGGGCCTGACCTTCGCCGAGGTCCGTGAGCGCCACCCCGAAGACCTTCAGGCGTGGCTCAGTTCCACCGCCGCGCGGCCCACGGGCGGCGGCGAGTCGTTCGGGACGGTTGCCGAGCGGGTGTCACTGGCCCGCGAGAAGCTGCTCGCGCGCTACGCGAGCCGCACGGTGCTGGTCGTCACGCACGTGACCCCCGTCAAGACGCTGGTCCGCCTCGCCCTGGGGGCCCCGCCCGAGGCCCTGTTCCGCATGGAGCTGTCGGCCGCGTCCCTCTCGGCCGTGGCCTACTACGCGGACGGCAACGCCTCCCTGCGCCTCCTCAACGACACGGCGCACCTGCGGCACTGA
- a CDS encoding MrpF/PhaF family protein: protein MATEETGGPAETACPSCGGTQVRTVAEARGGKGAMRKELNSRLAPGPEKSGDGCIHFLEGMVITGIGVALAYTGVDQGKPLYTAGGVALAVLAFIGTIAVVRGDSREKSAETAGESLAARVWDPARYCYDCETVFCPGGTPWQGSLTPEQFKKLVWTEACYHRQLGHDKAADAEIPPGTLPG, encoded by the coding sequence ATGGCAACTGAGGAGACGGGTGGGCCGGCTGAGACGGCCTGCCCCTCATGCGGCGGGACACAGGTGCGCACGGTCGCCGAGGCGCGCGGCGGCAAGGGCGCCATGCGCAAGGAGTTGAACAGCAGGCTCGCCCCCGGCCCCGAGAAATCGGGGGACGGCTGCATCCATTTCCTCGAAGGCATGGTGATCACCGGCATCGGTGTGGCGCTCGCCTACACCGGCGTCGATCAGGGCAAGCCGCTCTACACGGCGGGCGGCGTGGCGCTGGCGGTGCTCGCCTTCATCGGCACGATCGCCGTCGTCCGCGGCGACAGCCGGGAGAAGTCCGCCGAGACGGCGGGCGAGAGCCTGGCGGCACGGGTGTGGGATCCGGCGCGCTACTGCTACGACTGCGAGACGGTCTTCTGCCCCGGCGGTACACCCTGGCAAGGGTCGCTGACACCGGAACAGTTCAAGAAACTCGTCTGGACCGAGGCGTGCTACCACCGCCAGCTCGGCCACGACAAGGCCGCCGACGCCGAAATACCGCCGGGGACCCTGCCCGGTTGA
- the eda gene encoding bifunctional 4-hydroxy-2-oxoglutarate aldolase/2-dehydro-3-deoxy-phosphogluconate aldolase: MTSPGAPSPSGSPGPSVLDLAPVVPVVVLEDAEDAVPLARALVDGGLPAIEVTLRTPAAPEAIRAISAEVPEAVVGAGTVLCADHVRTAVEAGARFLVSPGWTDPLLAALREPGVPFLPGVSTVSEVVALLERGVTEMKFFPAEAAGGIPYLKSLASPLPQARFCPTGGISAANAPVYLALPNVACVGGTWMLPADALAAKDWDRVRALAAEASAVRTTG, translated from the coding sequence ATGACTTCCCCCGGCGCCCCCTCCCCTTCCGGCTCCCCCGGCCCCTCCGTGCTCGACCTCGCTCCCGTCGTCCCCGTCGTCGTTCTGGAGGACGCCGAGGACGCCGTGCCGCTCGCCCGCGCCCTGGTGGACGGCGGGCTGCCGGCGATCGAGGTGACGCTGCGGACCCCGGCGGCACCCGAGGCGATACGGGCCATCTCCGCCGAGGTCCCCGAGGCGGTCGTGGGCGCCGGGACCGTGCTCTGCGCCGACCACGTCCGTACGGCGGTCGAGGCGGGGGCGCGCTTCCTGGTCAGCCCCGGCTGGACGGACCCGCTGCTGGCCGCCCTGCGCGAGCCGGGCGTGCCGTTCCTGCCGGGTGTCTCCACGGTCTCGGAGGTGGTGGCGCTGCTGGAGCGCGGAGTGACGGAGATGAAGTTCTTCCCCGCCGAGGCCGCGGGCGGCATCCCCTATCTGAAGTCGCTGGCCTCTCCCCTGCCCCAGGCCCGCTTCTGCCCGACGGGCGGCATCAGCGCGGCGAACGCGCCCGTCTATCTCGCCCTGCCCAACGTCGCCTGTGTGGGCGGCACATGGATGCTGCCCGCCGACGCGCTCGCGGCCAAGGACTGGGACCGGGTCCGCGCCCTGGCGGCCGAGGCCTCGGCGGTGCGCACCACCGGATAG
- the yaaA gene encoding peroxide stress protein YaaA has product MLVLLPPSEGKAEGGRGRPLDLESLSLPGLTPARERVLDELVDLCSGASEAPEDTDKAREVLGLSEGLRGEVAKNAALRTAPARPAGEIYTGVLYDALGLASLSPAAKRRAARSLLVFSALWGAVGIKDRIPSYRLSGNVKLPGTGSLGAYWRGPLESALPEAAGGGLVLDLRSSAYANMWKPKGELARRTATVRVLQSQLVDGVEKRSVVSHFNKATKGRIVRALLEEGAVPKTPAALAATLRGLGHTVEGDEEPGATALDVIVTEL; this is encoded by the coding sequence GTGCTCGTGCTGTTGCCGCCGTCCGAGGGGAAGGCCGAGGGCGGCAGGGGCCGTCCGCTGGACCTGGAGTCGCTCTCGCTGCCGGGGCTGACACCGGCGCGCGAGCGGGTGCTGGACGAACTGGTCGACCTGTGCTCCGGGGCGTCCGAGGCCCCCGAAGACACGGACAAGGCCCGCGAGGTGCTGGGACTGAGCGAGGGGCTGCGCGGCGAGGTCGCCAAGAACGCGGCGCTGCGCACGGCGCCCGCGCGCCCCGCCGGGGAGATCTACACCGGCGTCCTCTACGACGCGCTCGGCCTGGCCTCGCTCAGCCCGGCGGCCAAGCGCCGCGCCGCACGCTCGCTGCTGGTCTTCTCCGCGCTGTGGGGCGCGGTCGGGATCAAGGACCGTATCCCCTCCTACCGGCTTTCGGGCAACGTGAAGCTGCCGGGCACGGGCTCCCTCGGCGCCTACTGGCGCGGCCCGCTGGAGTCGGCGTTGCCCGAGGCGGCGGGCGGCGGGCTGGTGCTGGACCTGCGCTCCTCGGCGTACGCGAACATGTGGAAGCCGAAGGGCGAACTCGCGCGGCGGACGGCCACGGTGCGGGTGCTCCAGTCGCAGTTGGTGGACGGCGTGGAGAAGCGCTCCGTCGTCAGCCACTTCAACAAGGCGACCAAGGGCCGCATCGTGCGTGCCCTGCTGGAGGAGGGCGCCGTGCCGAAGACGCCGGCCGCGCTGGCCGCGACGCTGCGCGGGCTGGGCCACACCGTGGAGGGCGACGAGGAGCCGGGCGCGACGGCGCTGGACGTCATCGTCACCGAGCTGTAG
- a CDS encoding FAD-binding oxidoreductase — translation MTGLTGMTGIRTYGDAKGAAWDALSTGLEGTLLRPGDRDYTAARKLFNPRFDTLRPAAVAYCAGPGDIAECLAFARGHGIPVAVRSGGHSYAGWSSGRDRLVIDVQMMAKVTASGRAATVGAGAKLIDVYSALSAHKRTIPAGTCPTVGVSGLALGGGIGAVSRAYGLTSDSLTGARLVTADGRLREVDADTDGDLFWALRGAGNAQFGVVTSLDFRTHVAPSCVTFFLHWPWSTAAAVLREWQRWAPMAPEEIWANLHLTAPAGGRPGSVRLGGLSLGARRELENQLDRLAGRIRAPASDVSLRRHSFMDAMKVMGGVSGWTLAQAHQRGTLPGRTKRGRVVRESYAARSDFFTRALPPAGVRALLARVERLAGLSGGGAGMVALDALGGAVNRVPPDATAFVHRDARFLAQYLTSWPDRAQAATVAGHREWLDGTHAAMRGWAGGGAYQNYADPALRDWRRAYYGANAERLAKVKAAYDPERLFATPQTL, via the coding sequence ATGACGGGGTTGACCGGGATGACGGGGATCAGGACGTACGGCGACGCCAAGGGCGCCGCGTGGGACGCGCTGAGTACGGGCCTGGAGGGCACGCTGCTGCGCCCCGGAGACCGCGACTACACGGCGGCCCGCAAGCTGTTCAACCCGCGTTTCGACACGCTGCGTCCGGCCGCCGTCGCCTACTGCGCGGGGCCCGGCGACATCGCCGAGTGCCTGGCCTTCGCGCGCGGCCACGGGATACCGGTGGCGGTCCGCAGCGGGGGACACTCCTACGCCGGCTGGTCCAGCGGCCGGGACAGGCTCGTCATCGACGTGCAGATGATGGCGAAGGTGACGGCCTCGGGGCGGGCCGCGACGGTTGGCGCGGGGGCCAAACTGATCGACGTGTACAGCGCGTTGAGCGCCCACAAGCGCACCATACCGGCGGGCACCTGTCCCACCGTCGGGGTCTCGGGGCTGGCTCTGGGCGGCGGCATCGGCGCCGTGTCGCGCGCCTACGGGCTGACGTCCGACAGCCTGACGGGCGCCCGGCTCGTCACCGCCGACGGCAGGCTGCGCGAGGTCGACGCGGACACGGACGGCGATCTGTTCTGGGCGCTGCGCGGCGCGGGCAACGCCCAGTTCGGCGTGGTCACGTCGCTGGACTTCCGCACCCATGTGGCGCCCTCGTGCGTGACGTTCTTCCTCCACTGGCCGTGGTCGACGGCGGCTGCCGTGCTGCGCGAGTGGCAGCGCTGGGCGCCGATGGCTCCGGAGGAGATATGGGCGAACCTCCATCTGACGGCACCGGCGGGCGGCAGACCGGGCAGCGTGCGGTTGGGCGGGCTGTCGCTGGGCGCCCGCCGCGAGCTGGAGAACCAGCTCGACCGGCTCGCGGGCCGTATCCGCGCCCCGGCCTCCGACGTGTCACTGCGGCGGCACTCGTTCATGGACGCCATGAAGGTGATGGGCGGCGTCTCGGGCTGGACCCTGGCCCAGGCCCACCAGCGCGGCACGCTGCCGGGCCGTACGAAGCGGGGGCGGGTGGTCCGCGAGTCGTACGCGGCGCGCTCGGACTTCTTCACCCGCGCGCTGCCGCCCGCCGGGGTCCGCGCGCTGCTCGCCCGTGTCGAGCGGCTGGCCGGACTGAGCGGCGGGGGCGCGGGGATGGTCGCGCTGGACGCGCTGGGCGGGGCCGTCAACCGGGTGCCACCGGACGCGACGGCCTTCGTGCACCGGGACGCGCGCTTCCTCGCGCAGTACCTCACCTCCTGGCCCGACCGGGCGCAGGCCGCCACGGTCGCGGGGCACCGCGAGTGGCTGGACGGCACGCACGCGGCGATGCGCGGCTGGGCCGGCGGAGGCGCCTACCAGAACTACGCGGACCCGGCGCTGCGTGACTGGCGACGGGCCTACTACGGAGCCAACGCCGAGCGGCTGGCGAAGGTGAAGGCCGCCTACGACCCGGAGCGGCTCTTCGCCACACCCCAGACACTGTGA
- a CDS encoding GNAT family N-acetyltransferase yields MRRVETYLDAVPRVSGRAEDFGPLTLYVADEGAPFPYYARPTVGGPGHAPGPDQVRRVRERQRRLGVPESFEWIGEHSPGLRAAAEATGLRVWERPLMVLNAADADDAHTDTAHTAAADTDPVRAPERREGGARVLGPEDPALPGALAVPYLAFAEPPGGEPGTGPSEGPGGEPGGEPPAGPPGSGNGLRLEDAVRLYVTPWAVARARDRIRAGHTVVAAALDGAGVPLCAGQLLPLGGTTELVGIGTLPRARRRGLGAAVTAALVAEAHRLGLTTVFLTANDERVAQLYARHGFRTAATACFAQPPPAAPDVAVAPCTAVAPNAPASGDGAW; encoded by the coding sequence ATGCGCCGTGTCGAGACCTATCTGGATGCCGTGCCACGGGTCTCGGGCCGGGCGGAGGACTTCGGTCCGCTGACGCTGTACGTGGCCGACGAGGGCGCCCCGTTCCCGTACTACGCGCGGCCCACGGTGGGCGGCCCGGGTCACGCGCCCGGCCCTGACCAGGTGCGGCGGGTGCGCGAGCGGCAGCGCCGGCTGGGGGTGCCGGAGAGCTTCGAGTGGATAGGCGAACACAGCCCGGGGCTGCGCGCCGCCGCCGAGGCGACGGGGCTGCGGGTGTGGGAGCGGCCGTTGATGGTGCTGAACGCCGCCGACGCCGACGACGCCCACACCGACACCGCCCACACCGCCGCCGCCGACACCGACCCCGTCCGTGCGCCGGAGCGCCGGGAGGGCGGGGCGCGCGTGCTGGGGCCCGAGGATCCGGCGCTGCCGGGCGCGCTGGCCGTCCCGTATCTCGCGTTCGCGGAGCCACCGGGCGGGGAGCCGGGCACGGGGCCGAGCGAGGGGCCGGGCGGGGAGCCGGGCGGGGAACCTCCTGCAGGACCTCCCGGGAGCGGCAACGGGCTGCGGCTGGAGGACGCCGTGCGGCTGTACGTCACCCCGTGGGCGGTCGCCCGTGCCCGGGACCGTATCCGCGCCGGCCACACCGTCGTCGCCGCCGCGCTCGACGGCGCGGGAGTGCCCCTGTGCGCGGGCCAGTTGCTCCCTCTCGGCGGAACCACGGAGCTGGTCGGCATCGGCACCCTCCCCCGCGCGCGGCGGCGCGGGCTGGGCGCGGCCGTCACCGCCGCACTGGTCGCCGAGGCGCACCGGCTCGGTCTGACGACGGTCTTCCTGACGGCGAACGACGAGCGCGTCGCACAGCTCTACGCCCGGCACGGCTTCAGGACCGCCGCGACGGCGTGCTTCGCCCAACCGCCGCCTGCCGCACCGGACGTGGCCGTCGCACCGTGCACGGCCGTCGCACCGAACGCGCCCGCCTCCGGGGACGGCGCCTGGTGA
- a CDS encoding DinB family protein yields the protein MTDVTGFSARGDVRPPLVEAGEKETLRAFLGYLREAVIAKAAGVTDEVGLTPGVPSGTSLLGLIKHLTLVEQNWFEWAYAGRGEGEPAEDSEPPAPGETARTLIAAYQEAIRKADEIVADCDDLSRPGVRSLRETAPPSLRWVLVHMIEETARHAGHADILREQTDGATGR from the coding sequence ATGACTGATGTGACCGGGTTTTCCGCGCGAGGAGACGTGAGGCCGCCCCTGGTGGAGGCCGGCGAGAAGGAGACGCTGAGGGCCTTCCTCGGCTATCTGAGGGAAGCGGTGATCGCCAAGGCCGCGGGCGTGACGGACGAAGTGGGGCTGACCCCCGGCGTTCCGTCCGGCACCAGCCTGCTCGGGCTGATCAAGCATCTGACACTGGTGGAGCAGAACTGGTTCGAGTGGGCCTACGCCGGGCGAGGCGAGGGCGAGCCCGCCGAGGACAGCGAGCCCCCGGCGCCGGGGGAGACGGCACGGACACTCATCGCCGCGTACCAGGAGGCGATCCGCAAGGCCGACGAGATCGTCGCGGACTGCGACGACCTGTCCCGTCCCGGCGTCCGCTCGCTCCGCGAGACCGCGCCGCCCTCGCTGCGCTGGGTGCTCGTCCACATGATCGAGGAAACCGCCCGCCACGCGGGCCACGCGGACATCCTCCGCGAACAGACGGACGGCGCCACCGGCCGCTGA
- a CDS encoding dihydrofolate reductase family protein, with amino-acid sequence MAKLTLTTFLSLDGVMQGPGGPEEDPRDGFDLGGWLVPYADEDMARHVTEWFGRAGAFLLGRVTYEIFAAYWPQVSDEEDPVIARRLNALPKYVATTTLNHLDWKGSTPLGAVAEDTVDAVRRLKEQPGDELQIHGSGDLARSLMEHDLIDEYRLLVYPVVLGRGRRLFADGAVPTALRLLESDTTPAGVAVHTYAPDGRPTFGTM; translated from the coding sequence ATGGCGAAGCTGACCCTGACCACGTTTCTGTCACTGGACGGTGTGATGCAGGGGCCCGGCGGCCCCGAGGAGGATCCGCGCGACGGATTCGACCTCGGCGGCTGGCTGGTGCCGTACGCCGACGAGGACATGGCGCGGCACGTGACCGAGTGGTTCGGCCGCGCGGGCGCCTTCTTGCTGGGGCGGGTGACCTACGAGATCTTCGCGGCGTACTGGCCGCAGGTCAGCGACGAGGAGGACCCGGTGATCGCCCGGCGCCTCAACGCGCTGCCCAAGTACGTCGCCACCACCACGCTGAACCACCTGGACTGGAAGGGCTCGACGCCGCTGGGCGCCGTCGCCGAGGACACGGTGGACGCCGTACGCAGGCTGAAGGAGCAGCCGGGCGACGAACTCCAGATCCACGGCAGCGGCGACCTGGCCCGGTCCCTGATGGAGCACGACCTGATCGACGAGTACCGCCTGCTCGTCTACCCCGTGGTCCTGGGCAGGGGCCGCCGGCTGTTCGCCGACGGCGCCGTGCCCACGGCCCTGCGCCTGCTGGAGTCGGACACGACCCCCGCAGGCGTGGCCGTGCACACCTACGCCCCCGACGGGCGGCCGACGTTCGGCACGATGTGA